One genomic segment of Mytilus trossulus isolate FHL-02 chromosome 4, PNRI_Mtr1.1.1.hap1, whole genome shotgun sequence includes these proteins:
- the LOC134715955 gene encoding uncharacterized protein LOC134715955 isoform X1: MYDTFSILGLIVTVVSSLIICLYGTPINPPRYCNPCQGGKYTSLIPRRDYGVTKDALSNEVVNFYQVLNTAYTRESAALTQSPSRNDFRDLTTPCPMPTRRSIRAWITCVYNKLSDTLKNVTDNSIYSSTLNTNAIVAAGRKVLCHFKLVLIQTTDSRDSHFQTELSDNSCSPIPQLRMVTPGPRLFDKTLESLRVARNILYKTNETLVRNVLGTLLQFRSERSRRKGNRKGRKNKCKRRKNKNRKCKRRNKNKLKRKNNKRNNKRKVNRRRNQNRVNKKKSNSKSKVKSGRKNIVH, from the exons ATGTATGATACTTTCTCCATTTTAGGCCTAATCGTGACAGTCGTGTCATCTCTGATAATATGTCTGTACGGAACACCAATAAACCCACCACGATACTGTAATCCTTGCCAGGGTGGTAAATATACGTCACTTATACCAAGACGAGACTATGGTGTGACCAAAGACGCACTATCAAACGAAGTAGTTAATTTTTACCAAGTTCTGAATACAGCGTACACGAGAGAG TCAGCAGCTTTGACACAATCACCGTCAAGGAATGATTTCCGGGATTTAACGACACCATGTCCAATGCCAACAAGACGTTCAATA aGAGCCTGGATTACGTGTGTATACAACAAATTATCAGATACTCTTAAAAATGTGACTGACAACTCAATTTATAGTTCAACTTTGAATACCAATGCTATTGTCGCAGCTGGTAGGAAAGTACTTTGCCATTTTAAACTCGTCTTGATACAGACAACAGACAGTCGTGACAGTCACTTCCAGACAGAATTATCAGACAATTCATGCTCACCAATTCCTCAATTGAGGATGGTGACACCAGGTCCAAGATTATTTGATAAGACCTTGGAATCTTTACGAGTTGccagaaatattttatataaaacaaatgagacACTAGTGAGGAATGTTTTAGGTACGTTGCTTCAATTTAGAAGTGAGAGAAGTAGAAGAAAAGGCAATAGAAAAgggagaaaaaataaatgtaaaagaaggaaaaacaaaaatagaaaatgtaaaagaagaaataaaaataaacttaaaagaaaaaataataaaagaaataataaaagaaaagtcAATCGAAGACGAAATCAAAATAGAGTCAATAAAAAGAAGTCGAATAGCAAAAGTAAAGTTAAAAGtggtagaaaaaatattgttcattaA
- the LOC134715955 gene encoding uncharacterized protein LOC134715955 isoform X2: MYDTFSILGLIVTVVSSLIICLYGTPINPPRYCNPCQGGKYTSLIPRRDYGVTKDALSNEVVNFYQVLNTAYTRESAALTQSPSRNDFRDLTTPCPMPTRRSIRAWITCVYNKLSDTLKNVTDNSIYSSTLNTNAIVAAGRKVLCHFKLVLIQTTDSRDSHFQTELSDNSCSPIPQLRMVTPGPRLFDKTLESLRVARNILYKTNETLVRNVLVSDF, from the exons ATGTATGATACTTTCTCCATTTTAGGCCTAATCGTGACAGTCGTGTCATCTCTGATAATATGTCTGTACGGAACACCAATAAACCCACCACGATACTGTAATCCTTGCCAGGGTGGTAAATATACGTCACTTATACCAAGACGAGACTATGGTGTGACCAAAGACGCACTATCAAACGAAGTAGTTAATTTTTACCAAGTTCTGAATACAGCGTACACGAGAGAG TCAGCAGCTTTGACACAATCACCGTCAAGGAATGATTTCCGGGATTTAACGACACCATGTCCAATGCCAACAAGACGTTCAATA aGAGCCTGGATTACGTGTGTATACAACAAATTATCAGATACTCTTAAAAATGTGACTGACAACTCAATTTATAGTTCAACTTTGAATACCAATGCTATTGTCGCAGCTGGTAGGAAAGTACTTTGCCATTTTAAACTCGTCTTGATACAGACAACAGACAGTCGTGACAGTCACTTCCAGACAGAATTATCAGACAATTCATGCTCACCAATTCCTCAATTGAGGATGGTGACACCAGGTCCAAGATTATTTGATAAGACCTTGGAATCTTTACGAGTTGccagaaatattttatataaaacaaatgagacACTAGTGAGGAATGTTTTAG tttcagATTTCTAA
- the LOC134716808 gene encoding uncharacterized protein LOC134716808 — MKAISICAVATCFACLNSNPITKTDFGVTVDVVAHDVTILLNYLNLTFQKESKHLTVKLQSREKQLNCTFSNKNDDDKIKWIFCAYNAIYDILQSIRDKYGLSFETAEIITAHITKILCDFKLYIMQLQNTDDDIVKSLPGCPSRKCKEKELKMREMMQSLRDAITIVGSIKKSVRQVFEVDEMKEDILKSTVQNVIQTTVHSITQVSTNSVMSTTDKGILENVTDASLKDANVTAENNVSNRKAHRSKRMRKNKKKRKNRKCRNRKGKDEVRKCKRRNRNRRKNRKGNKLNRKHSRRNRRRKNLKNRKKNKNSSSRKDKRRNKTKH, encoded by the exons ATGAAAG CTATATCAATCTGTGCAGTTGCTACATGTTTTGCCTGTCTCAATTCTAATCCAATCACAAAGACGGACTTTGGAGTAACTGTTGACGTAGTCGCTCATGATGTAACAATACTACTGAATTATCTcaatttaacatttcaaaaagaG tcGAAGCATCTGACAGTGAAATTGCAAAGCCGTGAAAAACAGCTAAATtgtacattttcaaataaaaacgaCGACGATAAG attaAATGGATATTTTGTGCATATAATGCAATTTATGACATACTGCAAAGTATCAGAGACAAATATGGATTAAGTTTTGAAACTGCTGAGATAATTACGGCtcatataacaaagattttgtGCGACTTTAAGTTATATATAATGCAGCTTCAGAATACAGACGATGATATAGTTAAAAGTTTACCGGGATGTCCAAGTAggaaatgtaaagaaaaagaacttAAAATGCGGGAAATGATGCAGTCATTGAGAGACGCAATAACTATAGTCGGAagcataaaaaaaagtgttcgaCAAGTTTTTGAAGTTGATGAAATGAAggaagatattttaaaatcaactgTACAAAACGTTATTCAAACAACAGTGCATAGTATCACACAGGTATCTACGAATTCTGTAATGTCTACTACTGACAAAGGCATATTAGAAAATGTGACTGATGCTTCATTAAAAGACGCAAATGTAACTGCAGAGAACAATGTAAGCAATAGAAAAGCACATCGATCTAAAAGaatgagaaaaaataagaaaaagcgAAAAAATCGCAAATGTAGGAACAGAAAAGGAAAAGACGAAGTTCGCAAATGTAAAAGGCGTAACAGAAATAGGCGGAAAAATAGAAAAGGCAAcaaactaaacagaaaacacaGTCGAAGAAATAGAAGAagaaagaatttgaaaaataggaagaaaaataaaaacagttctTCAAGGAAAGATAaaagaagaaacaaaacaaaacattga